A region from the Bacillus sp. Marseille-P3661 genome encodes:
- a CDS encoding acetyl-CoA C-acyltransferase, translated as MNTVILEGVRTPFGKWKGSLAGLEAKEIGTLAVKELVKRVPEVASEADGVLLAQVLQAGQGQNPARRVAIDAGVSLSVPAITLNNVCLAGLASISDAVRRIHFGEGDLYITGGFDSMTNAPYTAPFRKEQSMGPLQLTDTLINDGLWCSLADDSMGVLTDLKNKDFKIDRKAQDEYAQLSQERAAAAQQKGWLQDEIVPLILNGKTFTDDEGIRPNSTLEKLETLRPAFVEDGTITAGNASQMTDGASVGIVSTEKKAEHLGKTPLARILGWAEIAGPDTSLHTKPAQAIKAVLEKTKLTLNDIDLFEINEAFASVVVASCRELGIGYDRVNVNGGAIAIGHPLGGTGFRLVLTVAKELQRRGGGKGIASLCGGGGQGMAVLIEVPKSW; from the coding sequence ATGAATACGGTCATTCTAGAAGGGGTTCGGACACCTTTTGGGAAGTGGAAAGGCAGCTTAGCTGGTTTAGAGGCAAAGGAAATTGGGACTTTAGCTGTAAAAGAATTAGTAAAACGTGTACCAGAAGTGGCAAGTGAGGCGGATGGTGTTTTACTAGCTCAAGTACTTCAAGCGGGGCAAGGTCAGAATCCGGCTAGGAGAGTCGCAATCGATGCAGGCGTTTCGTTGTCAGTCCCCGCGATTACATTAAATAATGTTTGTTTAGCTGGTTTAGCTTCAATTTCGGATGCAGTGCGACGTATTCATTTTGGAGAAGGAGACTTATACATAACCGGTGGATTTGACTCCATGACAAATGCCCCGTACACGGCGCCATTTCGCAAGGAACAATCGATGGGACCACTGCAACTGACGGATACATTAATTAACGATGGTTTGTGGTGTTCGTTAGCAGACGACTCAATGGGCGTGTTAACAGATTTGAAAAATAAAGACTTTAAGATTGATAGAAAAGCTCAAGATGAATATGCACAGCTATCACAAGAACGGGCAGCTGCTGCGCAACAAAAAGGTTGGCTCCAAGATGAAATTGTTCCATTAATACTGAATGGGAAAACATTTACAGACGATGAAGGCATTCGACCCAATTCTACGTTAGAAAAACTAGAAACACTTCGACCGGCATTTGTCGAAGACGGTACGATCACAGCGGGGAATGCGTCTCAAATGACAGATGGAGCAAGTGTAGGAATTGTTTCCACCGAAAAGAAAGCAGAGCATCTTGGCAAAACACCTTTAGCACGAATTCTAGGATGGGCTGAAATTGCTGGTCCCGATACGAGTTTGCATACAAAGCCAGCGCAAGCCATTAAAGCGGTGTTGGAGAAGACCAAGTTAACTTTGAATGATATTGATTTATTTGAAATCAATGAAGCTTTTGCAAGTGTTGTTGTTGCAAGCTGCCGCGAGCTAGGAATTGGCTATGACCGAGTGAATGTTAATGGTGGCGCGATTGCCATCGGTCATCCGCTGGGTGGAACAGGATTTCGTCTTGTCCTAACAGTAGCGAAGGAGCTACAACGCCGAGGTGGCGGCAAGGGAATCGCATCGCTTTGCGGCGGTGGCGGCCAAGGCATGGCTGTTTTAATAGAAGTTCCAAAAAGCTGGTAG
- a CDS encoding TVP38/TMEM64 family protein — translation MDILQLLPENQYVAIVISVVINILIAVAGLIPSTFLTAANIIYFGFEYGLYISILGEALGAIISFYLYRKGIKVMENKFAIKENHRFLVRLKNAKGREAILLVLALRILPFVPSGLVTLVAALSRMKAIHFAIASTMGKIPALLIEAYSIYSFFSWNLEYQVGATIFGLGIGLVYYFCNKRKT, via the coding sequence ATGGATATTTTGCAACTTTTACCTGAAAATCAATACGTAGCAATCGTAATAAGTGTAGTAATTAATATATTAATAGCAGTTGCTGGTTTAATTCCTAGCACCTTTCTTACTGCTGCAAATATTATTTATTTTGGCTTTGAATATGGATTGTATATTTCCATTTTGGGTGAAGCGCTTGGAGCAATTATTAGTTTTTATTTATATAGAAAAGGCATTAAGGTCATGGAGAATAAATTTGCAATAAAGGAGAACCATCGATTTTTGGTAAGGTTAAAAAATGCAAAAGGAAGGGAGGCGATTCTTCTAGTTCTTGCCTTAAGAATTCTTCCGTTTGTTCCTTCAGGATTAGTTACTCTTGTTGCGGCACTAAGTAGAATGAAAGCAATTCATTTTGCAATTGCAAGTACTATGGGAAAGATCCCTGCATTATTAATAGAAGCCTACTCTATCTATAGTTTTTTTAGTTGGAATTTAGAGTATCAAGTTGGAGCTACAATTTTTGGATTAGGTATTGGTTTGGTTTATTATTTTTGTAATAAACGAAAGACATAG
- a CDS encoding RMD1 family protein, producing MKPITFKAFAVTNEIDLNKIAIHCGIPKKFTWEEPLILKGSILNSILKQNVNDSIQVLIFSFGSIVFINHLHQDEINKLLTFIHSFEPDMNIKNTGKYTDDYSLHIKEGESIELTDEYVVVPEYESFYPELISTVLAKSVALEKTEEQLGTILDKLENMIDRLEKGKLRIGNKELARTTAKIVRHEYNTLAYIMILDKPDITWTSSTAGEFYESMLEFFELKDRYTILKNKTEILYNIMDGFSNISHSIRGLFVEWVIVILILFEIILTLLGIAGLLP from the coding sequence ATGAAACCTATTACCTTTAAAGCATTTGCAGTTACTAATGAAATTGATTTAAACAAAATCGCTATTCATTGTGGTATTCCAAAAAAATTCACTTGGGAAGAGCCATTAATCCTGAAAGGAAGTATATTAAATTCCATTCTTAAACAAAATGTTAATGATTCCATACAGGTACTGATCTTTTCCTTTGGAAGTATTGTCTTCATTAATCACTTACACCAAGACGAAATTAATAAATTATTAACTTTTATCCATTCCTTTGAACCAGATATGAATATAAAGAATACAGGAAAATATACAGACGACTACAGCCTCCACATTAAAGAAGGTGAAAGCATTGAGTTAACCGATGAATATGTAGTTGTACCTGAGTATGAAAGTTTTTATCCTGAGTTGATATCCACTGTGCTTGCAAAATCGGTGGCACTTGAGAAAACTGAAGAACAGCTTGGGACTATCCTTGATAAGCTAGAAAACATGATCGATCGTTTGGAAAAGGGTAAACTTAGAATTGGAAACAAAGAGCTAGCAAGGACCACAGCTAAAATCGTACGTCATGAATATAATACGCTTGCATATATTATGATTCTTGATAAACCTGACATTACATGGACAAGCAGTACCGCTGGAGAATTCTACGAAAGCATGCTAGAGTTTTTTGAATTAAAAGATCGGTATACCATACTAAAAAATAAAACAGAAATTTTATATAATATTATGGATGGTTTTTCCAACATTAGTCATTCGATCCGAGGGCTTTTTGTTGAATGGGTCATCGTAATTCTCATTCTTTTTGAGATTATCTTGACTCTTTTAGGAATTGCAGGATTGCTTCCTTGA
- a CDS encoding DUF421 domain-containing protein: MEWDFIWKAVLIVLAGTVLLRIAGRKTISQMTLAETVLMIGIGSLLIQPVSGKNVWTTILVGAILVATLLIMEYIQLKSDSLEKLITGKSKVVIDNGILNEKNLRKLRLTVDQLEMQLRQNSVSKISDVKWATLEPNGQLGFELKDDAKPVTKKDFEEFKQAMINLIPSNTQLTHINEILNIINKQYKPESDEDLFAEVQSKEHRSDPPKHLQ; this comes from the coding sequence ATGGAATGGGATTTTATATGGAAAGCCGTATTGATTGTTCTTGCGGGCACTGTACTTTTAAGAATTGCTGGCAGAAAAACGATCTCACAAATGACATTAGCTGAAACTGTTCTAATGATTGGAATAGGTAGTTTGCTTATTCAACCAGTATCAGGAAAAAATGTATGGACAACCATTTTGGTTGGAGCTATCCTGGTAGCAACCTTATTAATAATGGAATATATACAATTGAAATCTGACAGTCTTGAAAAATTAATAACCGGTAAATCTAAGGTAGTAATTGATAACGGCATTTTAAATGAAAAGAACTTACGAAAACTTAGATTAACAGTGGACCAACTTGAGATGCAGCTTAGACAAAATAGTGTATCTAAAATCAGTGATGTAAAATGGGCAACGTTAGAACCAAACGGTCAATTAGGATTTGAATTAAAAGATGATGCCAAGCCTGTAACGAAAAAGGATTTTGAGGAGTTCAAACAGGCAATGATTAATTTAATACCTAGTAATACGCAACTAACTCATATAAATGAAATTCTTAATATTATTAACAAACAGTATAAGCCTGAAAGCGATGAGGATTTATTCGCGGAAGTTCAGAGTAAAGAGCATAGAAGTGATCCGCCAAAGCATCTGCAATAA
- a CDS encoding urease accessory protein UreH domain-containing protein: MYAILSQISNFLSQPLIKLAYGFEGIPILAALFLGLVGALAPCQFTGNLGAITIYSNRSLQDKVAWSDVIWFTLGKMVVFSGLGFIVWLLGKEFQDYLTLIFPWIRKAIGPILMLIGVFMLGIIKMNWTLTLGNIPERLKVGRTGAFFMGAGFSLGFCPTMFILFFVTLMPIVLSTSFGAILPSIFAIGTSLPIIIAIFLIWYFDMSGSAMKKKGRKIGTIIQRTAGVFMIVLGILDTIAYWL; encoded by the coding sequence ATGTATGCGATACTAAGTCAAATCAGTAATTTCTTAAGCCAACCATTAATAAAATTAGCGTATGGATTTGAAGGGATCCCTATATTAGCTGCTTTATTTCTAGGACTGGTCGGTGCATTGGCTCCTTGTCAATTTACAGGAAATCTTGGAGCAATCACAATATATAGCAATCGTTCCCTTCAAGATAAAGTAGCTTGGTCAGACGTGATTTGGTTTACACTTGGAAAAATGGTTGTTTTCTCTGGGCTAGGTTTTATTGTCTGGCTATTAGGAAAGGAATTTCAAGACTACCTCACGTTAATTTTTCCGTGGATTCGAAAAGCAATCGGCCCTATTCTTATGTTAATTGGTGTGTTTATGCTTGGTATCATTAAAATGAATTGGACGTTAACACTCGGAAATATTCCGGAACGTTTAAAAGTGGGGAGAACAGGGGCGTTTTTTATGGGGGCAGGCTTTTCGTTAGGCTTTTGTCCAACTATGTTCATTTTGTTTTTTGTCACATTAATGCCTATTGTACTTTCTACTTCTTTTGGAGCTATTTTACCTAGTATATTTGCAATCGGTACTTCATTACCGATAATAATAGCGATCTTTTTAATTTGGTATTTTGATATGAGTGGGTCTGCTATGAAGAAAAAAGGAAGGAAAATAGGGACCATTATTCAAAGAACCGCGGGAGTGTTCATGATCGTCCTAGGAATTTTAGATACAATTGCATATTGGCTATAG
- a CDS encoding sodium:solute symporter family protein: MPTVTGSLFWTIIILLIGYFGVVVWIGKKGNRFSKSMTGFATARGKVNPIVVGASFAASYSSANLFIGVPGLAYQYGTAVLWYTLGCFGVSWIGLLLFAKTFWRYSKKFGGVSTLPEWLGRRYNSKALQVLVALLILFNVYYIVGQNVGLATIFESVLNIPYFWGIIIGVFITILYIGLGGAYAQLVTDGFQGILMAITSILVLVSLFWTIGGGLNVFGELTNKLEAIDPNLTGFLSTGGPYDSVLAVMAVQFLLFSFVLMPHLLNKVLSLESEEQLAPFTLSAGVVLFVISTLMVIGGLAARAIYPTLASADAAIPVYVLESFPPVIAAIIIVGIISAILSSTDSLYLGVTTSIGNDIYKVLAPVLSKKPIAADLLDNNAVKVAKGSLLFVGLATLYISLDRPESLSILIQFSFSAIISGIIAPVTLGYLWKKSNGPGAIAALITGTALYVFFTNQNIIGNIYLAMFFASVASFVVMTVTSLLTQSATNQQEALTISNK, from the coding sequence ATGCCTACAGTAACGGGGTCTTTATTTTGGACGATTATTATCCTATTGATTGGTTATTTTGGAGTTGTTGTTTGGATCGGGAAAAAAGGAAATCGTTTTAGTAAGTCAATGACAGGCTTTGCAACGGCTCGTGGAAAAGTAAATCCCATCGTTGTCGGCGCAAGCTTTGCAGCTTCGTACTCGAGCGCCAATTTATTTATCGGTGTTCCAGGCTTAGCTTATCAATATGGTACAGCGGTGCTTTGGTATACATTAGGTTGTTTTGGTGTTTCGTGGATTGGCTTGCTTTTATTTGCGAAAACATTCTGGAGATACAGCAAAAAGTTTGGCGGTGTATCGACATTACCTGAATGGCTTGGAAGACGCTATAATAGCAAAGCACTTCAAGTGCTTGTGGCTTTATTAATTTTATTCAACGTTTATTATATTGTTGGTCAAAACGTAGGATTAGCGACAATTTTTGAATCAGTATTAAACATTCCTTATTTCTGGGGAATTATTATTGGCGTATTCATCACCATTCTATATATCGGGCTTGGCGGTGCTTATGCCCAATTAGTGACAGACGGTTTTCAAGGGATTTTAATGGCAATCACATCTATTCTAGTATTAGTTTCGTTATTCTGGACAATTGGCGGTGGCTTGAACGTATTTGGAGAGTTGACTAATAAGCTTGAAGCGATTGATCCGAATTTGACAGGTTTCTTATCAACAGGTGGACCTTATGATAGCGTCCTAGCGGTTATGGCTGTTCAATTTTTATTATTCAGCTTTGTATTAATGCCACACTTATTAAACAAAGTGTTGTCATTGGAAAGTGAAGAGCAGCTTGCTCCGTTTACATTATCTGCAGGGGTTGTTTTATTCGTAATTTCGACGTTAATGGTCATTGGTGGTTTAGCAGCACGAGCAATATATCCAACACTAGCTAGTGCAGATGCTGCAATTCCAGTTTATGTGCTAGAATCATTCCCGCCAGTCATTGCTGCTATTATCATTGTAGGGATTATCTCAGCAATACTTTCAAGTACGGATAGTCTTTACCTAGGGGTTACAACTAGTATTGGTAATGACATTTATAAAGTATTGGCGCCAGTTTTATCGAAAAAGCCGATTGCAGCAGACCTGCTAGATAATAATGCAGTAAAAGTAGCCAAAGGTTCCTTATTATTTGTAGGTTTAGCTACTTTATATATTTCATTAGACCGTCCGGAGTCGTTATCGATTTTAATTCAATTTAGTTTTTCTGCGATAATAAGTGGAATCATTGCACCGGTTACTTTAGGGTATCTATGGAAAAAGTCAAATGGTCCTGGTGCGATTGCTGCTTTAATTACCGGTACAGCACTGTATGTATTTTTTACAAATCAAAATATTATTGGGAATATCTACCTAGCGATGTTCTTTGCATCCGTTGCATCATTTGTCGTTATGACTGTAACTAGCTTATTAACGCAAAGTGCAACAAATCAACAGGAAGCTTTAACGATTTCCAATAAATAA
- a CDS encoding alpha/beta hydrolase family protein produces MSKEMEVTVQGQYPLAATLTLPDGGLDQYPVVVFIHGSGPIDRNSNAKGMPMNIFKELSDVVVSEGFASIRYDKRGVGASKGDYFETGVFDLIDDAQAVVEFAKKHANLEPEKVILLGHSEGSIIAPFVNEKIPVDGMILLAGTAEPLADTLTWQRQEITNDIKSLKGFQGWLTRSLKVDEKINKMNDDLIAALQASNEPVIKYKGKKINAKWNREHVGVDVSKPLQKVTCPVLAITGSKDVNVKVGDLEKMKAFVQGECKTYIIQDMTHMLRKTDIPYSISKILNNNKKITKQPIDPELIDKIISWLRNWKNSKI; encoded by the coding sequence ATGAGTAAAGAGATGGAAGTAACGGTACAAGGGCAGTACCCACTGGCCGCTACATTAACTCTTCCGGATGGAGGGCTTGATCAATATCCTGTCGTTGTTTTTATACACGGAAGCGGCCCAATTGATCGTAATTCAAATGCAAAAGGAATGCCAATGAATATTTTTAAGGAATTAAGTGATGTCGTCGTATCAGAAGGATTTGCAAGTATTCGTTATGATAAAAGAGGAGTAGGAGCAAGCAAAGGGGATTATTTTGAGACAGGAGTGTTCGATTTAATTGACGATGCCCAGGCAGTAGTAGAATTTGCTAAAAAGCACGCAAATTTAGAACCAGAAAAAGTGATATTGTTAGGTCACAGTGAAGGCAGTATTATAGCGCCATTTGTGAATGAAAAAATTCCAGTAGATGGCATGATTCTTCTTGCAGGTACAGCTGAACCTTTAGCAGATACGCTGACATGGCAACGGCAAGAAATCACAAATGATATAAAATCTTTGAAAGGTTTTCAGGGCTGGTTAACTAGATCACTTAAAGTAGATGAAAAAATAAATAAGATGAACGATGACTTAATAGCAGCCCTACAAGCATCGAATGAACCTGTTATAAAGTATAAAGGAAAGAAGATTAATGCAAAATGGAATCGGGAGCATGTTGGTGTTGATGTATCAAAGCCTTTACAAAAGGTGACTTGTCCGGTGCTTGCAATTACAGGTTCAAAGGATGTCAATGTTAAGGTCGGGGATTTGGAGAAAATGAAAGCCTTTGTTCAAGGGGAGTGTAAAACATATATAATACAAGATATGACACATATGCTCCGTAAGACCGATATTCCATACAGCATTAGCAAAATCTTAAATAACAATAAGAAAATAACTAAGCAACCTATCGACCCTGAATTAATAGATAAAATCATTTCCTGGTTAAGGAATTGGAAGAATAGCAAAATTTGA
- a CDS encoding D-alanyl-D-alanine carboxypeptidase family protein gives MVKKIILLTLIHILLTVQLPNNIFAQDGNESLRIDSEAAVLMDANTGSILYSKNRNTSLYPASLTKIATAIIAIEEGDLDDLVTVSENARNIEGTRVYLEIGEQVPLHKLVQGILISSGNDAAIAIAEHFDGSSAAFSNRMNEFIQNKVGLKNTTFRNPHGLYHLEQKTTAYDLATLTKYALKNDTFREIFGTSKLKWDGQGWDTTLYHHNQLVRNYDGATGGKTGYIVESGNTLITTAKRANTELIAVVLKAPSKEFAYEDTTKLLDFGFENFETTIIPKNTGYRNSKNETVYTTNNLYYTSKKGKPVNVEISKSNEILITSDEDANVLLQGEQLIKKEKNREDAVRNEKPKTLQLSNILGYLALAVVGILITIGLIFYKRKYTKTNKMC, from the coding sequence ATGGTAAAAAAAATAATTCTATTAACGTTAATTCATATTTTATTAACAGTGCAACTTCCAAATAATATATTCGCTCAGGATGGAAACGAAAGTTTGAGGATTGATAGTGAAGCAGCTGTATTAATGGATGCAAATACTGGATCTATTCTATACAGCAAAAACAGGAATACATCATTATATCCAGCGAGTTTAACTAAAATTGCAACAGCTATTATTGCAATTGAAGAAGGCGATTTAGATGATCTTGTTACAGTAAGTGAAAATGCAAGAAATATAGAAGGTACACGAGTTTATTTAGAAATTGGTGAACAAGTTCCCTTGCATAAGCTTGTGCAGGGAATCTTAATTAGTTCTGGTAATGATGCAGCAATTGCAATAGCTGAACACTTCGATGGGAGTTCTGCTGCTTTTTCCAATAGAATGAATGAATTTATTCAAAATAAGGTTGGATTAAAGAACACAACTTTTAGAAACCCGCATGGACTTTATCATTTAGAACAAAAAACAACTGCATATGATCTAGCTACTCTAACGAAATATGCGCTAAAAAATGATACCTTCCGTGAAATATTTGGAACAAGCAAACTAAAATGGGATGGACAAGGTTGGGACACAACCCTTTATCACCATAACCAGTTGGTAAGAAACTATGATGGTGCTACTGGTGGGAAAACAGGTTATATAGTTGAGTCAGGTAACACATTAATAACAACTGCCAAAAGAGCTAATACAGAGTTGATTGCAGTCGTATTAAAAGCTCCTTCGAAAGAGTTTGCATATGAAGATACAACCAAATTGCTAGACTTTGGATTTGAAAATTTTGAAACAACTATCATTCCTAAAAACACAGGCTATAGGAATAGCAAGAACGAAACGGTCTATACAACTAATAACCTTTATTATACGAGCAAAAAAGGTAAGCCTGTAAATGTAGAGATTTCAAAATCAAATGAAATTCTCATTACATCCGATGAAGATGCAAATGTTCTGTTACAAGGTGAACAACTCATAAAAAAGGAAAAAAACAGGGAAGATGCTGTTAGAAATGAAAAACCAAAAACACTCCAATTATCCAATATCTTAGGATATCTAGCATTAGCTGTAGTGGGTATACTAATTACAATTGGGTTAATTTTTTATAAACGAAAATACACCAAAACTAATAAAATGTGCTAG